The sequence AACAGTTAACGTAACAAACGGAACTAACAACTTCCAAGTAGCAACAGATGGTTTTAATGTATATATTATGCCATTAGACAGTGATGAAGAGGTTTCAGACGGTGAAACATTCGAAGTAGATGAAAATAAGAGTGTAGTTATCGTATCAGGCGAAACATCTGAAATTGTAGCTAATAATTCAATACCTGAAAATAAAACAATTAGTATTAAATTAAATGAATACAATGAAACAGGTACAAAAATAACATTGACACATAATATCACATTATGCAGAAATGTTACAGAAGATGAAAATAATATAAGCTATGTATTAGAACTTCCAAAAGATATAGTCATATCATCAACAAATAGTTCATGGAATAAAGAATTAATATTGCCTACAATTGTTACAACAAAACCTACTGTTGACGGCGCAAAATCCGTTGACGTAGTAATTAAAGTAGGTTCATATAATTCAACCATTAATTTCAGCAAACCTGTTAAATTAATTATACCAAATCAAAATGGTAAAAAAGCAGCTTTCAAAGATTTAGATGGAAACATTAATAAAATAACATATTACAGTACCTTAGATGCTTTAGAAACTGCTCTAAATACTACAAGTGAAGGTTATACCTATGTTGGAAACGATATGGTAATCTTAACAAAGCACTTCACTGAATATATTGCATATACCCAGGAAGACCCTGTTACACCAAGTTCGTCAGGCTCAAGCAGACATCACAGTAGCAGTGCTTCAGAATCAATAACTACAAGCAATTTAATTTCAAGTGCAAACATAGTTTATGCAAACTTAGACAAAAACTATGCAACAGAATTAAAGAGCTCAGTTAATAAATGTACAGAAGGATACACAATAAACGATGATACAATTATCGTAGGTGGTCCATTAGCTAACCCATTGGCAAAAGCATATATGAATGAATTTGCTGTATCAATCACAAATTCAAACCCTGGAGAAAATAAAGGTGTAATACAAATGATAACTGTTAAATCAGAAGGTGTTGGTATAATATCAGAGTACACCGTTGTATTACTCGCAGGTTCAGATAGATTTGGTACACAAGCTGCTGTTGAATACTTCAAAACACTTGAAGAAGTTCCCGAAGAACCTATTTACGTAGAATGGGTTGACGGAAAAGCAGTATTAGTTAAATAATCTTAAAACTTTACCTAAAAGTTTTATTACTTATTTTTTCTTTTTTTAATTTTTAAAATAATATTATCATTTAATTATATTATTGAGTATACTTTTAAAATATTTATTAATTTAGATTTATAAATTTTACTATATCTTTTTTATAAAAAGAAATAATATTAATTATATACTATATTAGTAAATTACATATTAAGTATATTAAGAGATGTAAAAATGAATAAATTTATATTACGGGTTATAACGTTTACAATAGGACTTTTCATCATGGCTTTTGGGATAACACTTTCAGTTAAAACTAATATGGGAATTTCTCCAATATCCTGTGTCCCGTATGTATACAGTTTTAAATTGCCTTTCACACTGGGGGAATTAACGATTCTTTTCAACGTTTTACTCATTATTTTACAAATGATTATATTACGTCGTAATTATCGTTTAATACACTTAGTGCAGTTGCCTGTTGTATTAGTTCTTGGTATATTCATTGATTTAACAATGTATATGTTTTCAGATGTGCATATTTCTAATTATATATTGCAAGTGTTATTATGCTTATTTAGCTGTGTTTTAATAGGATTCGGTGTTTTTTTGGAAGTAAAATCGAAGATTACATATCTGCCAGGGGAAGGGTTGGCGATGGCAATTTCTGACACGTTTGAAAAAGAGTTTGGTAAAGCAAAGGTTGGAGTTGACGTTTCAATGGTTGCCGTAGGTATTATAAGTTCTTTCATTTTTTTGAATCAACTACAAGGAATACGTGAAGGAACTATTTTTGCAGCCATATTGGTTGGTTTCTTTGTGAAGTTATTTAACAAAATATCTTTATCCTCAATTAGCAATAAGATTTGGATTAGGTAAACCTGTTTAATATTTTTTCTTTTT is a genomic window of Methanococcus voltae containing:
- a CDS encoding S-layer protein — translated: QDTLLAELIPAETLDLAADYNVLLTADNASVDIGTITLSQLITNNASFTIAGITENGTINLTVNVTNGTNNFQVATDGFNVYIMPLDSDEEVSDGETFEVDENKSVVIVSGETSEIVANNSIPENKTISIKLNEYNETGTKITLTHNITLCRNVTEDENNISYVLELPKDIVISSTNSSWNKELILPTIVTTKPTVDGAKSVDVVIKVGSYNSTINFSKPVKLIIPNQNGKKAAFKDLDGNINKITYYSTLDALETALNTTSEGYTYVGNDMVILTKHFTEYIAYTQEDPVTPSSSGSSRHHSSSASESITTSNLISSANIVYANLDKNYATELKSSVNKCTEGYTINDDTIIVGGPLANPLAKAYMNEFAVSITNSNPGENKGVIQMITVKSEGVGIISEYTVVLLAGSDRFGTQAAVEYFKTLEEVPEEPIYVEWVDGKAVLVK
- a CDS encoding YczE/YyaS/YitT family protein, with product MNKFILRVITFTIGLFIMAFGITLSVKTNMGISPISCVPYVYSFKLPFTLGELTILFNVLLIILQMIILRRNYRLIHLVQLPVVLVLGIFIDLTMYMFSDVHISNYILQVLLCLFSCVLIGFGVFLEVKSKITYLPGEGLAMAISDTFEKEFGKAKVGVDVSMVAVGIISSFIFLNQLQGIREGTIFAAILVGFFVKLFNKISLSSISNKIWIR